TTATTTACCTAGATCGCGAATCGGGGTTAATTTGCGCGAAGCACTTCACCAATGCCATTGATGAACGCGGGTTGGCTGTCGATCCGGAAACCGGCGAAGTTATCCCCGCCAGAGGTAAGGTGGAACGCACACACGCGACTGAGTTTGCCGGCAGAACCGCTAAAGAACTGTGCGTTAAAATTTTTGAAGAAACTCAGCCCAGTCCCGTGACACTGCTGGATCATGCAGCTTATCT
Above is a genomic segment from Microcoleus sp. FACHB-68 containing:
- a CDS encoding DUF4346 domain-containing protein — translated: MNQIFEDLAAIDEELSKRHLVLDPGGYFIIYLDRESGLICAKHFTNAIDERGLAVDPETGEVIPARGKVERTHATEFAGRTAKELCVKIFEETQPSPVTLLDHAAYLGREFVRAEMALVNGQDYVQD